One Heptranchias perlo isolate sHepPer1 unplaced genomic scaffold, sHepPer1.hap1 HAP1_SCAFFOLD_43, whole genome shotgun sequence genomic window carries:
- the LOC137312401 gene encoding histone H1-like, protein TAPPAAAAAPPKAPKKKKAVPRPKTTGPPLGEQILKILGDCKDRKGISLAAIKKVLAAKGLDVEKHRSQIKLSIKRNVEKGSLVQIKGTGASGSFRVAKKETQAKVGKKVKKQVTKKSPGKKPAAKKTALKKLTAKKPAVKKSTTKKAAKSPIKKKAAAKKPKTPKTVKAKAKKVEKPRAKPKPKSAKPKKAAGKKK, encoded by the coding sequence acggctcctcctgccgccgccgccgctccacccaaggctccgaagaagaagaaggcggttccccgacccaagaccaccggtcccccgttgggcgaacagatcctcaagattctgggggattgcaaggatcgcaaggggatatccctggccgcgataaagaaggttctggctgccaaaggcctggatgtggagaagcaccgGTCCCAGAttaaattaagtatcaagagaaatgtggaaaaaggctccctggtgcagatcaagggcacgggcgcctcgggctccttcagagtcgctaagaaggaaactcaggcaaaagtgggaaagaaggtgaagaaacaagtgaccaagaaatctcccggaaagaaaccagcggccaaaaaaacagccctcaagaaattaacggccaagaaaccagcggtcaagaaatcgaccacgaaaaaggcggcgaaatcaccaattaagaagaaagcggcggctaagaagcccaagacccccaagactgtgaaggcgaaggcgaagaaggtggaaaaaccgagggccaagcccaagccgaagtcagcaaagcctaagaaagcagcgggcaaaaagaagtaa
- the LOC137312392 gene encoding histone H2A.J, producing MSGRGKTGGKARAKAKSRSSRAGLQFPVGRVHRLLRKGNYAERVGAGAPVYLAAVLEYLTAEILELAGNAARDNKKTRIIPRHLQLAIRNDEELNKLLGRVTIAQGGVLPNIQAVLLPKKTSSVSTKSK from the coding sequence atgtctggaagaggaaaaaccggcggtaaagctcgggccaaggccaagtctcgctcatcccgggccggactgcagttccctgtgggccgtgttcacaggctcctgcgaaaggggaactacgctgaacgtgtgggtgccggagcaccggtctatctggctgctgtgctcgagtatctgacggctgaaatcctcgagctggccggcaacgcggcccgcgacAATAAGaaaacccgcatcatccccagacacctgcagctggctatccgcaacgacgaggagctcaacaagctgctgggacgggtgaccatcgctcagggcggggtgctgcctaatatccaggccgtgctgctgccgaagaaaaccagcagtgtgagcaccaagagcaagtaa